The DNA segment ATCGCCGCCCCCGGTCCGCGTCGGTATCTGTCGGTTCGCCTGCCGGAAAGCTCGCGTTTCGGACGAAGACTCGCGAACCGTTCACGCTCAGTCGATTCCTACTTTGGCGTGAACGAACGCCCGAGGGCGTGAACGTAATGAACGGGCAACCGAATTACTACCGTCAACGACGGACGCGACGTATGCGCTCACTGCGACGGCACCTTCCCTGGAGAACGCCCGACGACGAACCTTCGGTCGACGAGTCTCGTCCCGGCGAACCCCCGGTCGCCGCGGTCACCGTCGACGAACTCCCGATTGTCGAGGCCCCGACCACCGAAACCCCGAGCGACGTGAGGGCGACCGCCGGGAGGGGTCGATAGCGTGTCCGAAATCGTCGTCGGAGACGTGCGCGCCGAAGGCGAGCGCGTGACCTACGAGTACGCCTGTTCGCCGGACCTGCGGCGGTTCTTCGCAGACGACTTCTTCGTCGAGTACGACGTGGACGTCAGCGACGTCCCCGAGAGCCTCCTCGCCGTCCCGCTGGTGGCGAACCTCTGTCCGGTCGCGTGGGCGACCGGCGCGGACGTGTACGTCCCGACCGTCGACGCGACGTTCTTCCGCTCGCTTCGGAAGGTTCGTCGGGGGTTCGAGCGCATCCACCCCGAACTCGCTACCGAGGGCGGTCTCGGCGAGGTGTACGCGCGCAATCCGGTCGCGACTCGACGGGAACGCGACCTCGAACCGGACCGCGGGAGCGCGATGCTGTTCAGCGGCGGGGTCGACTCGGTCACGACCTACCTGCGCCACCGCGAGGAGGACCCGACGCTGGTCAGCGTCCACGGCTTCGACATCGGCCTCGACCAGAACGACCGCTGGACCGAGCGCCAACCCCACCTGCGCGAGTTCGCCCGGCGCCGCGACCTCGACAACCGCTTCGTCCGGACGAACATGCAGCAGTTCCTCGACCTCGTGATGCTCAACGCCCACTTCGGTCGGCACTACGACGACAACTGGATCACGTCGGTCCACCACGGCCTGGGCCTGCTCGGGGCGTGCGCGCCGCTGTCGGTCACCGAGGGGTTCGACACGCTGTACATCGCGGCGACTCACTCGGAGGGCTTCGAGTACGCCTGGGGCTCGCATCCGGCGACCGACGACGAGGTCGCCTGGGCCGACACGACGGTCGAACACGACGCCTACGAACTGACCCGCCAGCAGAAGCTCTACCGCATCGCCGACTACGTCCGGGTGGAGGCGCCCGACCTCGAACTACGGACCTGCTCGCTCGACAGCGAGAACTGCGGCGAGTGCGAGAAGTGCGTCCGGACCGAGGTCGGGTTGTTGCTGGCCGGACTCGACCCGGTCGACCACGGCTACCCGTTCGAGGGAAAGACGCTCGAACGCGCCCGCGACCACTTCGAGGAGGGTGACTGGCACCTCGGCGCCGACGAGCGGTTCATGTGGCGCGACGTTCAGACCCACGCCGAGCGAATTCCCCAGGACGACGACGCCGAAACGCCCGCCACCGGAATGCCTACCGCCGGAGCACCCGACACCGAAACGCCCGACTCCGACGTCGCGTGCCCCGTCGCCGAGTTCCCCTACCCCGAGGCGGCGGCGTTCTTCGAGTGGCTTCGCGACGCCGACATCGACGCGCTGGCCGCGCGGTCGTCGAACCCCGACTCGACCGATTCGCCCCGCAATCGGGCGGTGTACGCCGTCGCGCGGCGGACGCCCTACCCCGTCTACGCCGGCCTCGCGACGGCGTACTCGCACCTTGCCGAACTGCTGGCGGCGTGATCGGCCGCCGGCGGCGACCGCTCGACGATGGCGATGACGTCCGACCGCCCGCCTGCGGTCCAGATGATTTATCGGGGAGTGGGTCCGAACCCCCGACAATGGCCGAGGGAGGCCCGCGACTGCCCGGGACGCCCGACGAGGAGGGAGGCGACGCCATCGTGCTCCACGTGGACATGGACTGCTTCTACGCCTCTTGCGAGCGCCGCCGCGAACCCGAACTCCGCGGCGAACCGGTCGTCGTCGGCATGGGCTACGAGGACGGCGAGAACCACGGCGCGGTCGCCACCGCGAGCTACGAGGCCCGGGAGTTCGGCGTCGAGAGCGCCCAGGCCATCGGGCAGGCGCTCGAACGCCTGCCCCGGAAGGTCGACGCCGAGAACGACCCCGAAATCGATCCCGACGAAGCGGGCCACTACCGCCCGGTCGACATGGACTACTACCAGGAGGTGAGCGCGGAGGTCAAGGACATCCTCCACGACGCCGCCGACGTGGTCCGGGAGGTCAGCATCGACGAAGCCTACCTCGACGTGACCGACCGGACCGCCTGGGAGGTCGCCGAGGGGTTCGCCCGCCACGTCAAGAACCGCATCGACCGTGAGGTCGGCGTGACCGCGAGCGTCGGCGTCGCGCCGAACATGTCGGCCGCCAAGATCGCCAGCGACCACGACAAGCCCGACGGCCTCGTGGTGGTCGAACCCGGCGAGGTCAGGTCGTTTCTCGCGCCGCTCGACGTGGCCGAGATTCACGGCGTCGGTCCGGTCACGGCCCGAAAGCTCCGGGAGATGGACGTTGAAACCGCGGGCGACCTCGCGACTGCCGACCGCCGCGCGCTGGTCGCCCGCTTCGGCGAGCGCGGCGCGGAGATGCACCGCCGGGCGCGCGGCGAGGACGACCGCGAGGTGACCCCGCGCGGCCGGCCCAAGAGCCTCTCGCGCGAGTCGGCGTTCGTCGACCCCACCGACGACGAAGGGAAGAAACGCGAGCGGGTCCGGACGCTCGCGGCGGCCGTCGCCGACCGCGCGACCCGGAAGGGCGCGCTCTACCGGACCATCGGCATCAAAGCCGTGACGCCGCCCTACGACGTGAACACCCGCTCGAAGTCGCTGTCGGGGCCGGTCGACGACCCCGAACTGGTCGAGGAGGTCGCGCTCGAACTGCTGGAGGAGTTCGCCGACGACCGCGTCCGGAAGGTCGGCGTCCGGGTGTCGAACCTCGAGTTCTCGGAGGGCGAGCAGGCGAGCCTCGGCGACGGGTGGGACGACGCCGACCCGTCGGACGCCGAGGAGGTGACGGCGTCCGGCGAGTCGGGCGAATCCGACGAGACGACCGAATCCGACGAGACGACCGAATCCGACGAGGCGACCGAGTCCCGCGAATCCCGCGAGTCGAGCGAGTCCGGCGAACCGTCCGACTCTGACCCGACCGCCGAGGAGGGCGTCGCGCGCCCCGACGGAAGCCCGGACCTGCGCAACTTCGCCGGCGCGGGCGACGCCGACGCCGGCGACGACCGCGGAGAAGACGATACCGAGGGCGACGCCGACCCCCGGGGACAGTCGTCGCTGACCGACTTCTGAGCGCCGCGCCGCACCGCACGTCCTGCCGATTCAACCAGACTCAAGAGCGCCGACGAGAAGACCCACTTGTGACCAAGTGTGAACCGGACGAGTCGTGACGCGCGGAGACGCGACGCCGAACGGTCCCGGGCGGGCGAACGCCGCCTCGCGCCCCGGCCGGCGCCGGGGGCGGTGAGTCGATGAATCACAACGACCGCTCCATCGTGGGGCTGGTGATGGTCGCCCACGCGATGGTCCACACCTACGAGCTGTCGGTGCCGATTCTCGTGACCATCTGGCTCGACCGGTTCGGCGTGTCCGCCGGGACGATGGGGCTGGTCGTCTCCGCGGGATACGCGCTGTTCGGCCTCGGGGCGCTCCCCGGTGGCCTGCTCGCCGACGCCTACGGGTCGCGCCGGCTCATCATCGCCTGCCTCGCCGGGATGGGCGGGTCGTTCGCCCTGCTCAGCGTCGCGCCGAGCGTGCCGGTTATCGCGCTGGCGCTGGTGCTCTGGGGGCTGGCCGCGAGCGTCTACCACCCCTCGGGGCTGTCGCTCATCAGCACGGGCGTCTCCCGGCAGGGTACCGCGTTCGCCTACCACGGGATGGCCGGCAATCTCGGCATCGCGCTCGGCCCGCTCTCGACCGCGGTACTCCTGCTGTTCTTCGACTGGCGCGCGGTGGTCGCCCTGCTGGCGGTTCCGGCGGCGCTCGCGCTCCTGTTCGCGTTCACCGTCGAGTTCGACGAGACGGCCGGCGTCGACGAGTCCACCGCGACGGGCGGCGACGCCCGCGCCGACGGCGGCGTCTCGTCGCTCCCGGAGTTCGTCCGCGACACGAAGACCCTCTTCTCGGGCGCGTTCGTCCTGGTGTTCGTCGTGGTGATGTGCTCGGGGCTGTACTACCGCGGCGTGCTGACCTTCCTGCCGGAGATGCTGGCGAACCAGCCGCTGTTCGACCCCGTTTCCGTCGGGAGCCGCGAGATTCAACCCTCGCGGTACATCTACGCCGGCCTCCTGATGATCGGCATCGGCGGGCAGTACGTCGGCGGGAAACTAACCGACCGCATCCGGGTCGAGCGCGGCATCACCGGGGCGTTCGCGGCGCTCGCGGTCATCGCCGTCCTCTACCTGCCCGCACTGAACGCCGGCCTCGTCCCCCTGCTCGCGGCGAGCGCGGTCCTCGGGTTCGCGCTGTTCGTCGTCCAGCCGCTGTATCAGGCGGCGGTCGCGGAGTACACCCCCGCCGGGACCCGGGGGCTCTCCTACGGGTTCACCTACCTCGGCGTGTTCGGCGTCGGCGCGCTCGGCGCGGGCATCGCCGGATACGTCCTCGAACTGTTCTCGCCGACGGCGCTGTTCCTCGTGCTCTGCGGCTTCGCGCTCACGGCGACCGCGTTCGGGGCCATCCTCTCGATGCGGGTGCGCGCGTAGCGTCCGACCCCTTCACCGGCCCGCACCGCGGTACTTCGCCAGTTCGGCTGCGAGGTCCTTCTCCTTCAGCAGCAGGAAACCCGCGACGATGACGCCGAAGCCGACCAGGGTGGTCGCGGTGACCGGTTCGTCGAGGAACGCCCACCCCAGTGCGACCGAAACCACCGGGACGACGTAGGAGACGAGGTTGACCTCCAGCGGGCCGAACCGTTCGAGCAGGCCGAAGTAGATGACGAAGCCGACGCCGCTGGCGAGCACCGCGAGGTAGGCCACCGCCAGCGCGCCGAGGAGGGTGACGCGGACTCCGGCGGTAGACTCGCCCGCCGCGACGCTGGCGCCGTACTGGATGGCCGCGCCGACGAGCATCGCCCACCCGGTGAGGCCCACCACCGACATCTCGGGGTGGCTCCGCCGGACCAGCACCGTCCCGACGGTGACGCTCAGGGCGGCCAGGAAGACGAGCAGTCCGCCGACCAGTCCCGCCCGGAGGTCGACGGTCGTCGGGTCGACGACAACGGCGACGCCGAGGAACCCCACCAGCAGTCCGAGCAGTCCCCGCCGCGAGAGGTGCTGGTCGGGCAGTAGCGCCCACCCGACGACCACCGTGAGCACCGGAATCGCGCTGAAGATGACCGCGGCGACCCCGGCGGTCGTGAACTGCTGGCCGACGAACGTGAAGGCGGTGCCGCCGATGAACAGGACGCCGCCAGCGACGACCGCGCTCCAGTCGCCGCGCGAGCGGGGGAGCCACCGGTCGGTTCTCGCGGCCGCGTAGCCGAGGAGCAAGAGCGCGGAGGTGCCGTAGCGAATCGTCGCCAGCAGCAGCGGCGGCAGAATCCGGAGGCCGACCTCGATGGCCGGGAACGCCCCGCCGAACAGCAGCGTCATGAGCAGGAAACTGCTGACGTCTCGCGCGCGGGTCACGTGCGGTTCACGTCGCCGGATACGTTGCTCCGACGGAAAGACGGTGGGGCCGTGCGGGTGGCGTCGTCGGGCACCCCAACCGCTCGCGAGCCCCGACAGTTTATGAGGGTCGGGCGAAAGGAGACGAGCAACGAACACATGTCCGAAGAGACGATCGAAGTCGCGGAGGTGAGCGCCGGGGTAGGGGGCGACGCCGGCGAACCGGGCGACCCCGTCGAGTTGCCCGTCGTGGAGGTCCTGACCGGTCGCGCGTTCGTCACCGGCAAGTCCGGCAGCGGGAAGTCCAACACTGCGTCGGTCATCGCCGAGAAGTTGCTCGACGGCGGCTACCCCGTGATGCTGGTCGACACCGACGGCGAGTACTACGGGCTGAAAGAGGAGTACGAACTGCTCCACGCCGGCGCCGACGACGAGTGCGACATCCAGGTCAACCCCGAGCACGCCGGCAAACTGGCGAAGCTCGCGCTGGAGGACAACGTCCCCATCATCCTCGACGTCTCGGGTTACCTCGACGAGGACGAGGGCAAGGAACTGCTGAAGGCGGTGGCCCAGCAGCTGTTCGCCAAGGAGAAGAAGCTGAAGAAGCCGTTCTTGATGGTGGTCGAGGAGGTCCACGAGTACATCCCGGAGGGCGGCGGGATGGACGAGTGCGGCCGGATGCTCATCAAGATCGGCAAGCGCGGGCGCAAGCACGGCCTGGGCATCGCGGGCATCAGCCAGCGCCCCGCCGACGTGAAGAAGGACTTCATCACCCAGTGCGACTGGCTGGTCTGGCACCGCCTCACCTGGAACAACGACACCAACGTGGTCGGGCGCATCCTCGGCAACGACTACGCCGAGGCCATCGAGGACATGGGCGACGGCGAGGCGTTCATGACCACCGACTGGTCCGAGGAGACGCGCCGGGTCCAGTTCCACCGCAAGCAGACGTTTGACGCGGGCGCGACGCCCGGCCTGGAGGACTTCGAGCGCCCCGACCTCAAGTCGGTGAGCGACGACCTGGTTTCGGACCTCAAGGACATCAGCAAGGAGGAACGGCGCAAGGAGGACGAACTCGAGGAGCTTCGGATGGAACTGCGCGAGCGCGAGAACCAGATAGAGGACCTCGAACGCCAACTCAAGGAGGCCCGCGAGATGGAGGAGGTCGCCGACAAGTTCGCCAAGGCGATGCTCGACACCTCCCAGAACCGGCGGGCGAACCCGTACATCGATACGGGCCAGCAGGCTAGCCTCGGGAACTACGACCGGAACGCCGGTGCCGACGGCGGCGCGGGCCAGACCGCGAGTCCCGCGGGGTCGGCCGCCGCGGCGGCCGACTCCGCCGACGACGGCGGGGCGGTCGCCGAGTCAGACGACAACTCCGAAGAGTCGTCAACCGACCGCGACCCCCTGGAGGCCATCCGCGAGGAACTCGACGCGCTCGAACCGGTCGAGCGCGGGATGCTCGCCCACTACCTCCGGGACGGCCCCTCCTCGCCGGACGCCGCACACGTCGTCGCCGGCGGTCCCGACGACCGCGAAATCGCGTACAACCACAACCGGACGCTCCGCCAGCGCGGCTTCGTCCAGCACGCGGGCGGCGGCGAGTACGTCGCCGCGCTTCCGAGCCTCCTCGCGGCCCTCACCGACGGCGAACTCGACGACGACGACCGCAGGAAGGCGCTGGCTCAGGTGGCCGAGGATCTCCCGGACCTCGATTGAGACGACGGCTACTGGATTTTCGACGGCGTAAGCTCGGTCGACTATGCTATCGGAGGCGCTTCACGACACGAACCATCGGTAGCGCCCGGTGAACCGTCCGCCGACGTGCGCCAGCCTGACCGACCGAGGGGCGGGACTGAAAGGGGCCGCCCGCTCGCGTTTACTTGGTCGTCTGCGCGAGCAATTATTCGGGGAGGGCCGCAGGCCCGACTCGAATATCTCGCGCAGCGACCGCGAGCGGGCGGGGGCTTTCGAAGTGTTCTCCGCTGCTGTCGTCCGTGATAAGTTGGGGTTTTCACAGTGGTCGCGGTCCCAAGCAACTATGGCCTAACTCCCGAAAACTGCATTCCAAACGACGAGACACTTTTACAGCGCCTCCGAGTACCACGACGCATGAACACCCTGGCCCCGGCGGGCGAGAACCGCTGGAAGCTCCCCCAGCACGCTCACGTGGTCGTCTACGACGAGCGCGAGCGGGAGTTGCTCACTATCTACGACTGCGGGGCCGCCCAGAAACCGCCGTCGGCGCAGGTGCTCGGCAACCTCGTGCGCGTGCGGGCCGACCACGAGTTGGAGCGCACGCCCACCGGCTACGTGGTCCGGATGCGCGAGGCGGCGGTGCTGGAGCGCCAGGACGACGACCACTACGTGATTCGGAACGAGTGATCGCCGCTCGTCGAGGCTCCGACGACCGCGAGTTCGGACCTTCGCACCCCTATCCGGTCGCGAGCGGGACCGCGACGACCGGTCGGGTCGTGTTCTTCAGCACCTCCTGGGCCGTGCTGCCGAAGACGATGCGCTCGGTCACGCCGTGCTGGCGGAGTCCGACCACTATCTTGTCGGCGTCGACCTCGTTGGCGGTTATCAACAGCTCCCGGGACGGCGGCGTGCTACGGATGGGGTGGTGGAGTTCGACGGCCGCCTCGCGGCCGAATCGGTCGGTGAAGACCGCGAGGGCCTCCTCGCCGCGGTCGATGTCCTCCTGGCTGGGATTCGCCCCGAGCGCGTACAGGGCGTGGACCGTATCGCCCTCCGCGACCTCGTCGTCGAGATACTCGCCGAGACGCGTGCTCGTCCGGACGCCGTCCGTCCCTGCGAGGTACGTTACCATAGTTCAAGGGTACTCCGATGGTTCACATAACTCCACCGGGAGCTGTCGAATCGGATACCGTTAGAAAGGTGACGTGACGCGAATCCTCGCTCAGAGCGGCGCGACCAGGTCCTCCAGCGCCGCCCTCGGGTCGTCCGCCTTCGCCACACCGCTGGCCAGCAGGACGCCCTCCGCGCCCAGGTCGCCGGCGGCTTCGAGGTCCTCGCCGGTCGAGATGCCCGCGCCGCAGTAGACGTCGACCGAGTCGTCGACCGCCTCGGCGGCCGCCACGGCGTCGGTGACGACGTCCGGGTCGGCCTTGCTGACCGGCGTGCCCGTGCCGATGAGTTCGGGCGGTTCGACCGCCACGGCGTCCGGGCCGAGGTTCGCCGCCGCGCCGATTTGCTCGGGGTTGTTCGCGCAGACGCAGGTGTCGAGGTCGGCGCGCTCGGCGGCGTCGAGCGCGG comes from the Halorussus vallis genome and includes:
- the tpiA gene encoding triose-phosphate isomerase — protein: MFVLVNLKAYPCDPVEVAAAAADVADDSGVRVAVAPQAAHLQRVAETGVETWAQHVSPVDHGSHTGSTLAEAAADAGATGTLLNHSERRLKLADIDAALDAAERADLDTCVCANNPEQIGAAANLGPDAVAVEPPELIGTGTPVSKADPDVVTDAVAAAEAVDDSVDVYCGAGISTGEDLEAAGDLGAEGVLLASGVAKADDPRAALEDLVAPL
- a CDS encoding ATP-binding protein, whose protein sequence is MSEETIEVAEVSAGVGGDAGEPGDPVELPVVEVLTGRAFVTGKSGSGKSNTASVIAEKLLDGGYPVMLVDTDGEYYGLKEEYELLHAGADDECDIQVNPEHAGKLAKLALEDNVPIILDVSGYLDEDEGKELLKAVAQQLFAKEKKLKKPFLMVVEEVHEYIPEGGGMDECGRMLIKIGKRGRKHGLGIAGISQRPADVKKDFITQCDWLVWHRLTWNNDTNVVGRILGNDYAEAIEDMGDGEAFMTTDWSEETRRVQFHRKQTFDAGATPGLEDFERPDLKSVSDDLVSDLKDISKEERRKEDELEELRMELRERENQIEDLERQLKEAREMEEVADKFAKAMLDTSQNRRANPYIDTGQQASLGNYDRNAGADGGAGQTASPAGSAAAAADSADDGGAVAESDDNSEESSTDRDPLEAIREELDALEPVERGMLAHYLRDGPSSPDAAHVVAGGPDDREIAYNHNRTLRQRGFVQHAGGGEYVAALPSLLAALTDGELDDDDRRKALAQVAEDLPDLD
- a CDS encoding universal stress protein, giving the protein MVTYLAGTDGVRTSTRLGEYLDDEVAEGDTVHALYALGANPSQEDIDRGEEALAVFTDRFGREAAVELHHPIRSTPPSRELLITANEVDADKIVVGLRQHGVTERIVFGSTAQEVLKNTTRPVVAVPLATG
- the dinB gene encoding DNA polymerase IV; translation: MAEGGPRLPGTPDEEGGDAIVLHVDMDCFYASCERRREPELRGEPVVVGMGYEDGENHGAVATASYEAREFGVESAQAIGQALERLPRKVDAENDPEIDPDEAGHYRPVDMDYYQEVSAEVKDILHDAADVVREVSIDEAYLDVTDRTAWEVAEGFARHVKNRIDREVGVTASVGVAPNMSAAKIASDHDKPDGLVVVEPGEVRSFLAPLDVAEIHGVGPVTARKLREMDVETAGDLATADRRALVARFGERGAEMHRRARGEDDREVTPRGRPKSLSRESAFVDPTDDEGKKRERVRTLAAAVADRATRKGALYRTIGIKAVTPPYDVNTRSKSLSGPVDDPELVEEVALELLEEFADDRVRKVGVRVSNLEFSEGEQASLGDGWDDADPSDAEEVTASGESGESDETTESDETTESDEATESRESRESSESGEPSDSDPTAEEGVARPDGSPDLRNFAGAGDADAGDDRGEDDTEGDADPRGQSSLTDF
- a CDS encoding DMT family transporter, which produces MTRARDVSSFLLMTLLFGGAFPAIEVGLRILPPLLLATIRYGTSALLLLGYAAARTDRWLPRSRGDWSAVVAGGVLFIGGTAFTFVGQQFTTAGVAAVIFSAIPVLTVVVGWALLPDQHLSRRGLLGLLVGFLGVAVVVDPTTVDLRAGLVGGLLVFLAALSVTVGTVLVRRSHPEMSVVGLTGWAMLVGAAIQYGASVAAGESTAGVRVTLLGALAVAYLAVLASGVGFVIYFGLLERFGPLEVNLVSYVVPVVSVALGWAFLDEPVTATTLVGFGVIVAGFLLLKEKDLAAELAKYRGAGR
- a CDS encoding MFS transporter; translation: MNHNDRSIVGLVMVAHAMVHTYELSVPILVTIWLDRFGVSAGTMGLVVSAGYALFGLGALPGGLLADAYGSRRLIIACLAGMGGSFALLSVAPSVPVIALALVLWGLAASVYHPSGLSLISTGVSRQGTAFAYHGMAGNLGIALGPLSTAVLLLFFDWRAVVALLAVPAALALLFAFTVEFDETAGVDESTATGGDARADGGVSSLPEFVRDTKTLFSGAFVLVFVVVMCSGLYYRGVLTFLPEMLANQPLFDPVSVGSREIQPSRYIYAGLLMIGIGGQYVGGKLTDRIRVERGITGAFAALAVIAVLYLPALNAGLVPLLAASAVLGFALFVVQPLYQAAVAEYTPAGTRGLSYGFTYLGVFGVGALGAGIAGYVLELFSPTALFLVLCGFALTATAFGAILSMRVRA